In Agromyces sp. G08B096, a genomic segment contains:
- a CDS encoding AI-2E family transporter: MAIRMKRRLRVEPPPAAEVTGEADSRGPEVKIRAFRIGFVGALGVLLALLLGGIVGQLGTVILYVALALFLALGLDPVVSWLQRRDMPRWLAILLVFVVVIGLFVGLIATIVPIVIEQTTNIVQDWPDIVDNVRHSDFVGWLNSMTGTGDAIDEALTAAGDWLADPENLGSLGGGLLAVGVGIAGGFTGATIVLILTLYFLASLDSMKRYATRFVPASSRGKFREVSNEITGSVGRYVIGQVSLGAINGVLSLVYLSIIGAPAPILLAFVAFLCSLVPLVGTLTGAVIISLVCFAASPATVLAAAIYYLIYMQVEAYVLSPRIMNRAVAVPGALVVIAAVAGGTLGGVLGALVAIPVAASLITIMEKVVFPRQDSI; encoded by the coding sequence ATGGCGATACGGATGAAGCGCCGGCTGCGGGTCGAACCGCCGCCCGCGGCCGAGGTCACGGGCGAGGCCGATTCGCGCGGGCCCGAGGTGAAGATCCGGGCGTTCCGGATCGGGTTCGTGGGCGCGCTCGGGGTGCTGCTCGCGCTGCTGCTCGGCGGGATCGTCGGCCAGCTCGGCACCGTGATCCTCTACGTCGCGCTGGCGCTGTTCCTCGCGCTCGGGCTCGACCCGGTCGTGAGCTGGCTCCAGCGGCGCGACATGCCGAGGTGGCTCGCCATCCTGCTGGTGTTCGTCGTCGTCATCGGTCTCTTCGTCGGACTCATCGCGACCATCGTGCCGATCGTCATCGAGCAGACCACGAACATCGTGCAGGACTGGCCCGACATCGTCGACAACGTGCGCCACAGCGACTTCGTCGGCTGGCTGAACTCGATGACCGGCACGGGCGACGCGATCGACGAGGCGCTGACGGCTGCCGGCGACTGGCTCGCCGACCCCGAGAACCTGGGCTCGCTCGGCGGCGGCCTGCTCGCCGTCGGCGTCGGCATCGCGGGCGGCTTCACCGGCGCGACGATCGTGCTCATCCTCACCCTGTACTTCCTCGCCTCGCTCGACTCGATGAAGCGGTACGCGACGCGATTCGTGCCCGCGAGCTCGCGGGGCAAGTTCCGCGAGGTGTCGAACGAGATCACGGGGTCGGTCGGACGCTACGTCATCGGCCAGGTCTCGCTCGGCGCGATCAACGGCGTGCTGAGCCTCGTCTACCTGTCGATCATCGGTGCGCCGGCGCCGATCCTGCTCGCCTTCGTCGCCTTCCTGTGCTCCCTCGTGCCACTCGTCGGAACCCTGACCGGCGCCGTCATCATCTCGCTCGTGTGCTTCGCGGCGTCGCCCGCGACGGTGCTCGCGGCGGCGATCTACTACCTCATCTACATGCAGGTCGAGGCCTACGTCCTGAGCCCGCGGATCATGAACCGCGCGGTCGCCGTTCCCGGTGCGCTGGTCGTCATCGCGGCCGTCGCGGGCGGCACGCTCGGCGGCGTGCTGGGCGCGCTCGTCGCGATTCCCGTGGCGGCCTCGCTCATCACCATCATGGAGAAGGTCGTCTTCCCCCGGCAGGACTCGATCTAG
- a CDS encoding Gfo/Idh/MocA family oxidoreductase gives MNGVSGRMGYRQHLVRSILAIRDQGGVLLSDGETRVQVEPILVGRSEKKLAELAARHGIEHYTTDLDAALADDRWQIYADFLVTKARAAAIRKAIAAGKAIYTEKPTAESFEEALELARLAQEAGIKNGVVHDKLYLPGFQKLRRLIDSGFFGRILSVRGEFGYWVFEGDWQPAQRPSWNYRAEDGGGIIVDMFPHWNYVLENLFGRVESVYAKAVTEIPERVDERGDAYPATADDAAYAIFELEGGITAQLNSSWTTRVNRDELVEFQVDGTHGSAVVGLFGCKIQPRNATPKPVWNPDLADEHDYAADWIESPGNREFENGFKTQWEEFIRHVVEDAPNRFDFLAGARGVLLAEAGLESSKAGRRVEIPVVTVEQGRGGAPDASSEPAASGGASGVSSDSELAGVR, from the coding sequence ATGAACGGCGTCTCGGGCCGCATGGGCTACCGCCAGCACCTCGTGCGCTCGATCCTCGCCATCCGCGACCAGGGCGGCGTGCTCCTCTCCGACGGCGAGACGCGGGTGCAGGTCGAGCCGATCCTCGTCGGCCGCAGCGAGAAGAAGCTCGCCGAGCTCGCCGCGCGGCACGGCATCGAGCACTACACGACCGACCTCGACGCCGCGCTCGCCGACGACCGGTGGCAGATCTACGCCGACTTCCTCGTCACGAAGGCGCGCGCCGCCGCCATCCGCAAGGCCATCGCGGCCGGCAAGGCGATCTACACCGAGAAGCCCACCGCGGAGTCGTTCGAGGAGGCGCTCGAGCTCGCCCGCCTCGCGCAGGAGGCCGGCATCAAGAACGGCGTCGTGCACGACAAGCTCTACCTGCCGGGCTTCCAGAAGCTCCGCCGGCTCATCGACTCCGGTTTCTTCGGCCGCATCCTGTCGGTGCGCGGCGAGTTCGGCTACTGGGTGTTCGAGGGCGACTGGCAGCCCGCGCAGCGGCCGAGCTGGAACTACCGCGCGGAGGACGGCGGCGGCATCATCGTCGACATGTTCCCGCACTGGAACTACGTGCTCGAGAACCTGTTCGGCCGCGTCGAATCGGTCTACGCCAAGGCCGTCACCGAGATCCCGGAGCGGGTCGACGAGCGCGGTGACGCGTACCCCGCGACGGCCGACGACGCCGCCTACGCCATCTTCGAGCTCGAGGGCGGCATCACCGCTCAGCTGAACTCGAGCTGGACCACGCGCGTGAACCGCGACGAGCTCGTGGAGTTCCAGGTCGACGGCACGCACGGTTCGGCCGTGGTCGGGCTGTTCGGCTGCAAGATCCAGCCGCGGAACGCCACGCCGAAGCCCGTTTGGAACCCCGACCTCGCCGACGAGCACGACTACGCGGCCGACTGGATCGAGTCGCCCGGCAACCGCGAGTTCGAGAACGGCTTCAAGACGCAGTGGGAGGAGTTCATCCGCCACGTCGTCGAGGACGCCCCGAACCGCTTCGACTTCCTCGCCGGCGCGCGCGGAGTGCTGCTCGCCGAGGCGGGCCTCGAGAGCTCGAAGGCGGGTCGCCGCGTCGAGATCCCGGTCGTCACGGTCGAGCAGGGCCGCGGCGGCGCACCGGATGCCTCGTCCGAGCCGGCCGCGTCGGGCGGGGCGTCGGGCGTGTCGTCGGATTCCGAGCTCGCCGGGGTGCGCTGA
- a CDS encoding peroxidase family protein — protein sequence MPHAVAHSIVPQSVPHSRSHEGRFGRLFGRGFTVWEPPGADDLERELAIQDFAVAEMFGDDAPPDSATPVGYTYLGQFVDHDITFDPQSSLTRHNDPDGLQNFRSPRLDLDSLYGRGPDDQPYLYDQSRPLHDGFAGFLRIGRGQATSFVEPDLQRNADGVAIIGDPRNDENVIVSQLQLAVAQLHNAILQKLADASSGPSTPGRKLFHEAQRITVWFYQYVVWNDFVSRITDPAIFAEALTIDDDGGDGTGPRYAVRWGLKHVYDWAENPFIPVEFSVAAYRFGHSMIRAGYQLNFPLQGGVGLEFGKPIFAVPPVPAAHAVTPGPADLRGSRALPEKHTLQWDWYFDFASSVKGGPTPFPQLAHKIDTHLARSVFAIPAGPNATNPLAALNIRRGWRMELPPATEVATALHIEPLPIEHPMEQSLWVYVLKEAQTQHDGERLGAVGSTLVASVFSGLLRGDPFSYLNRAPHWTPAHELVDGEPLFEKVSDVRDADRGVELRPGWEMVDLLHAAGVPEDVPALTAVFGG from the coding sequence ATGCCTCACGCCGTCGCGCACAGCATCGTGCCGCAGTCCGTGCCGCACTCGAGGAGCCACGAGGGCCGCTTCGGCCGGCTCTTCGGTCGCGGCTTCACCGTCTGGGAGCCGCCGGGGGCCGACGATCTCGAGCGCGAGCTCGCGATCCAGGACTTCGCCGTGGCCGAGATGTTCGGCGACGACGCGCCGCCCGACTCCGCCACGCCCGTCGGATACACCTACCTCGGCCAGTTCGTCGACCACGACATCACGTTCGATCCGCAGTCCTCGCTGACGAGGCACAACGACCCCGACGGCCTGCAGAACTTCCGGTCGCCCCGGCTCGACCTCGACAGCCTGTACGGCCGCGGACCCGACGATCAGCCCTACCTCTACGACCAGTCCCGTCCGCTGCACGACGGGTTCGCCGGCTTCCTCCGCATCGGCCGCGGCCAGGCGACCTCGTTCGTCGAGCCCGACCTGCAGCGCAACGCCGACGGCGTCGCGATCATCGGCGACCCGCGCAACGACGAGAACGTCATCGTGAGCCAGCTCCAGCTCGCCGTCGCGCAGCTGCACAACGCGATCCTGCAGAAACTGGCGGATGCCTCGTCCGGCCCGTCGACGCCCGGGCGGAAGCTGTTCCACGAGGCGCAGCGGATCACGGTGTGGTTCTACCAGTACGTGGTGTGGAACGATTTCGTCTCGCGCATCACCGACCCCGCGATCTTCGCCGAGGCGCTCACGATCGACGACGACGGCGGCGACGGCACCGGGCCGCGGTACGCGGTGCGGTGGGGGCTGAAGCACGTCTACGACTGGGCCGAGAACCCGTTCATCCCCGTGGAGTTCTCCGTGGCGGCGTACCGGTTCGGGCACTCCATGATCCGGGCCGGCTACCAGCTGAACTTCCCGCTCCAGGGCGGGGTCGGGCTGGAGTTCGGCAAGCCGATCTTCGCGGTGCCGCCCGTGCCGGCCGCGCACGCCGTGACGCCCGGCCCCGCGGACCTCCGCGGCAGCCGTGCCCTCCCCGAGAAGCACACGCTGCAGTGGGACTGGTACTTCGACTTCGCGTCGTCGGTGAAGGGCGGGCCCACCCCGTTCCCGCAGCTGGCGCACAAGATCGACACCCATCTCGCCCGCTCGGTGTTCGCGATCCCCGCCGGCCCGAATGCGACCAACCCGCTCGCCGCGCTCAACATCCGGCGCGGCTGGCGCATGGAGCTGCCGCCCGCGACCGAGGTCGCGACGGCGCTCCACATCGAGCCGCTGCCGATCGAGCACCCGATGGAGCAGTCCCTCTGGGTCTACGTGCTGAAGGAGGCGCAGACCCAGCACGACGGCGAACGACTCGGCGCCGTCGGCTCGACGCTCGTCGCGTCGGTGTTCTCCGGGCTCCTCCGGGGCGACCCGTTCTCCTACCTCAACCGCGCCCCGCACTGGACGCCGGCGCACGAGCTCGTCGACGGCGAGCCGCTCTTCGAGAAGGTCTCCGACGTCCGCGACGCCGACCGAGGAGTGGAGCTGCGGCCCGGGTGGGAGATGGTCGACCTGCTGCACGCCGCCGGCGTGCCGGAGGACGTGCCCGCCCTCACCGCCGTCTTCGGCGGCTGA
- a CDS encoding GNAT family N-acetyltransferase, which translates to MPFDLRSLPVDRRTEAALGARGLEYRLVDPADRAGLDAWSQADNRGFHHARPRESDLEHERRIFAERRVHGVYDPTAAEPELPVATISSWPTGLSVPGGRSVDAWAVSSVTVAPTHRRKGIARALMEAELRSAVDAGAALAMLTATEATIYGRFGFSPAARSATVVVDRRRAAWAGPDAPGRVHLVDPRSLRDAAPQIARRAVARTPGEIDRWAGLLDRVLGVTDPESEGARRTRAIRYDDEHGEPQGFATYRIVREPDRPGVLEFDFLAAATDDAERALWRTLIEVDFITEVRGHLRSVDEPLPWLLEDPRAVRFEELVDHLWVRVLDPVAALGARRFGVGGSLTLEVDDPLGHAQGTFELEVSGSGRAEVRRVEQADAARAAASRRSRQAGGLKLGVRELGSILLGDVRATTLARAGRITETGSGALELADRMFAASRAPQLSVWF; encoded by the coding sequence GTGCCGTTCGATCTTCGCAGCCTCCCCGTCGACCGTCGAACCGAGGCCGCCCTTGGTGCGCGCGGGCTCGAGTACCGCCTCGTCGACCCCGCCGACCGCGCGGGGCTCGACGCCTGGTCGCAGGCCGACAACCGCGGGTTCCACCACGCGAGGCCCCGCGAATCCGATCTCGAGCACGAGCGGCGCATCTTCGCCGAGCGCCGCGTGCACGGCGTCTACGACCCCACGGCCGCCGAGCCCGAGCTGCCCGTCGCGACGATCTCGAGCTGGCCCACCGGACTCAGCGTGCCCGGCGGGCGCAGCGTCGACGCCTGGGCCGTGAGCTCGGTGACCGTCGCCCCGACGCACCGCCGCAAAGGCATCGCCCGCGCGCTCATGGAGGCGGAGCTGCGCAGCGCCGTCGACGCGGGCGCCGCCCTCGCCATGCTCACCGCGACGGAGGCGACCATCTACGGACGCTTCGGCTTCTCGCCGGCGGCGCGGTCGGCGACGGTCGTCGTCGACCGCCGCCGGGCGGCATGGGCCGGGCCGGATGCCCCTGGCCGGGTCCACCTCGTCGACCCGCGCTCGCTCCGCGACGCTGCCCCGCAGATCGCCCGCCGCGCGGTCGCCCGCACCCCCGGCGAGATCGACCGCTGGGCGGGGCTGCTCGACCGGGTGCTCGGCGTCACCGACCCCGAGTCCGAGGGTGCCAGGCGCACGCGGGCCATCCGGTACGACGATGAGCACGGCGAGCCGCAGGGCTTCGCGACCTACCGCATCGTGCGCGAGCCCGACCGGCCCGGTGTGCTCGAGTTCGACTTCCTGGCCGCGGCGACCGACGACGCCGAACGCGCGCTCTGGCGCACGCTCATCGAGGTCGACTTCATCACCGAGGTCCGCGGGCACCTGCGCTCGGTCGACGAACCCCTCCCGTGGCTCCTCGAGGATCCGCGCGCGGTGCGCTTCGAGGAGCTCGTCGACCACCTGTGGGTGCGGGTGCTCGACCCCGTCGCGGCGCTCGGCGCCCGCCGGTTCGGCGTCGGCGGGTCGCTCACGCTCGAGGTCGACGATCCCCTGGGCCACGCGCAGGGCACGTTCGAGCTCGAGGTGTCGGGCAGCGGTCGCGCCGAGGTGCGCCGCGTCGAGCAGGCGGATGCCGCGCGCGCCGCCGCCTCCCGGCGGAGCCGCCAGGCCGGCGGCCTGAAGCTCGGCGTCCGCGAGCTCGGATCGATCCTCCTCGGCGACGTGCGGGCCACGACACTCGCGCGCGCCGGCCGGATCACCGAGACCGGAAGCGGCGCACTCGAACTCGCCGACCGGATGTTCGCCGCGTCGCGGGCGCCGCAGCTGAGCGTCTGGTTCTAG
- a CDS encoding serine/threonine-protein kinase encodes MTDIATQGFADPPPVRSGDLAGEGPTISGGLPGDVPAGFGRTDTPLAPLTTPITQPVPTFVGRYAIRELIGAGGMADVYLATDTQLGRDVAVKLFRAEQDTPADRLRREREIQLLGDLTHLGLVGIYDAGFLGPEEAGRRFIVMELVRGRSLAQRLARGPLKPRQVADVGAQIADALAYIHTRSVVHRDVKPENILLSDEPAYGYTLTAKLADFGVAQFIDGTRLTGDGSIMGTAAYISPEQARGAEAGPASDVYSLGLVMLEAFSGEREYSGTPIEAALARLHRPPTIPEELPEDWQDLIAAMTADDPDARPTAHDVAAIMRESIHDMAAASGPRRGSAARGGSARRRGSLWPFGGTRG; translated from the coding sequence ATGACCGACATCGCCACGCAGGGGTTCGCCGACCCGCCCCCCGTCCGCTCCGGCGACCTCGCCGGCGAGGGGCCGACGATCTCCGGCGGTCTCCCCGGCGACGTTCCCGCGGGCTTCGGCCGCACCGACACCCCGTTGGCGCCGCTCACGACGCCGATCACACAGCCCGTCCCCACGTTCGTCGGGCGCTACGCGATCCGCGAGCTCATCGGCGCCGGCGGCATGGCCGACGTCTACCTCGCCACCGACACCCAGCTCGGCCGCGACGTCGCGGTCAAGCTGTTCCGCGCGGAGCAGGACACGCCCGCCGACCGGCTTCGCCGCGAGCGCGAGATCCAGCTGCTCGGCGACCTCACGCACCTCGGCCTGGTCGGCATCTACGACGCCGGCTTCCTCGGCCCTGAGGAGGCGGGGCGCCGGTTCATCGTGATGGAGCTCGTCCGCGGGCGCTCCCTCGCCCAGCGGCTCGCCCGCGGGCCGCTGAAGCCGCGACAGGTCGCCGACGTCGGCGCCCAGATCGCCGACGCGCTCGCGTACATCCACACCCGCTCGGTCGTGCACCGCGACGTCAAGCCCGAGAACATCCTGCTGAGCGACGAGCCCGCCTACGGGTACACGCTCACCGCGAAGCTCGCCGACTTCGGCGTCGCCCAGTTCATCGACGGCACCCGGCTCACCGGCGACGGCTCGATCATGGGCACCGCCGCCTACATCTCTCCCGAGCAGGCGCGCGGCGCCGAAGCCGGCCCGGCGAGCGACGTCTACTCGCTCGGGCTCGTCATGCTCGAGGCGTTCAGCGGCGAGCGGGAGTACTCCGGCACGCCCATCGAGGCGGCGCTCGCGCGACTGCACCGGCCGCCGACGATCCCCGAGGAGCTGCCCGAGGACTGGCAGGACCTGATCGCCGCGATGACGGCCGACGACCCCGACGCGAGGCCCACCGCGCACGACGTGGCGGCCATCATGCGCGAGTCGATCCACGACATGGCCGCGGCCTCCGGCCCCAGGCGGGGGAGCGCGGCGCGGGGCGGGTCGGCCCGTCGCCGCGGGTCGCTCTGGCCCTTCGGCGGCACCCGCGGCTAG
- a CDS encoding ABC transporter ATP-binding protein yields MTRQALSHQIPRDAVEGAVDGRHPGRSVLRLLGLRRGRVTAAVAFFALKDTPLWLLPVVTSAIIDVVVAGGPLTTLWLWAGIAVVALLQNYPNHVMYTRLFMGTVRSIGADLRNALAARLQSLSIGFHTRANSAIVQTKVVRDVENVEVMLQQVSHPLLSATMVALGAIVMTAINVPAFLPVYALAIPLAVLLRAILNQRSRERNETFRREVEQFSARVGEMATLMPITRAHGLEQTAVSRVAVGAEGVRSAGLRLDVMNGSFASLSWVSLQLLTVGCLVLAAWVSVSGWLPITPGQVVLLSSYFTLLTGSATNLLMLLPVVARGTESVRSIAEVMQEPDLEHNEGKRRVDRVAGELALEAVGYRYPDADGPALDGVDLTIRPGETVAFVGSSGSGKSTLLNLVLGFLRPSSGRVRLDGTDMEDLDLRTFRRFVSVVPQESVLFEGTIRENIAYGLGDVSDERVLAALRDANALEIVEALPDGWHTVVGERGARLSGGQRQRLSIARALVRDPRVLLLDEATSALDPESEAKVRRALERLMAGRTTLVVAHRLSTIRSADRIVVLERGRIVEIGSHDELVAAGGRYAELHRVQSA; encoded by the coding sequence ATGACTCGGCAAGCGCTTTCCCATCAGATCCCCCGTGACGCGGTCGAAGGCGCCGTCGATGGCCGGCACCCCGGCCGCTCCGTGCTGCGGCTCCTCGGTCTCCGCCGCGGGCGGGTGACGGCGGCCGTCGCCTTCTTCGCCCTCAAAGACACCCCGCTCTGGCTGCTGCCGGTCGTCACCTCCGCCATCATCGACGTCGTCGTCGCCGGCGGCCCCCTCACGACGCTCTGGCTCTGGGCGGGCATCGCGGTCGTCGCGCTGCTGCAGAACTACCCGAACCACGTCATGTACACGCGCCTCTTCATGGGCACGGTCCGCTCCATCGGCGCCGATCTCCGCAACGCACTGGCTGCACGGCTGCAGTCGCTCTCGATCGGCTTCCACACCCGGGCCAATTCGGCGATCGTGCAGACCAAGGTCGTTCGCGACGTCGAGAACGTCGAGGTCATGCTCCAGCAGGTCTCGCACCCGCTGCTCTCGGCGACGATGGTCGCGCTCGGCGCCATCGTCATGACGGCGATCAACGTGCCCGCATTCCTGCCCGTGTACGCCCTCGCCATCCCGCTCGCCGTGCTGCTCCGCGCCATCCTGAACCAGCGCAGCCGCGAGCGGAACGAGACATTCCGGCGCGAGGTCGAGCAGTTCTCCGCCCGCGTCGGCGAGATGGCGACGCTCATGCCCATCACGAGGGCGCACGGCCTCGAGCAGACGGCCGTCAGCCGAGTGGCCGTCGGCGCGGAGGGCGTGCGCAGCGCCGGCCTCCGCCTCGACGTGATGAACGGCAGCTTCGCGTCGCTGTCGTGGGTCAGCCTGCAACTGCTGACGGTCGGATGCCTCGTCCTCGCCGCCTGGGTCTCGGTGTCGGGCTGGCTGCCCATCACGCCGGGCCAGGTGGTGCTCCTCTCGTCGTACTTCACGCTGCTCACGGGCAGCGCCACGAACCTCCTCATGCTGCTGCCCGTCGTCGCCCGCGGCACCGAATCCGTGCGCTCCATCGCCGAGGTGATGCAGGAACCCGACCTCGAGCACAACGAGGGCAAGCGCCGGGTGGACCGCGTCGCCGGCGAGCTCGCGCTCGAAGCCGTCGGCTACCGCTACCCCGACGCCGACGGACCGGCCCTCGACGGCGTCGACCTCACCATCCGCCCGGGCGAGACGGTCGCGTTCGTCGGCTCGTCGGGTTCGGGCAAGTCGACGCTGCTGAACCTCGTCCTCGGGTTCCTCCGGCCGAGCTCCGGCCGGGTGCGGCTGGACGGCACCGACATGGAGGACCTGGACCTCCGCACGTTCCGCCGGTTCGTCTCGGTCGTGCCGCAGGAATCGGTGCTCTTCGAGGGCACCATCCGCGAGAACATCGCCTACGGGCTGGGCGACGTGTCCGACGAGCGCGTGCTCGCCGCGCTCCGCGACGCCAACGCGCTCGAGATCGTCGAGGCACTGCCCGACGGCTGGCACACCGTGGTGGGCGAACGCGGCGCCCGCCTCTCAGGAGGCCAGCGCCAGCGACTCTCCATCGCCCGCGCGCTCGTACGCGATCCGCGGGTGCTCCTGCTCGACGAGGCGACCAGCGCGCTCGACCCCGAATCCGAGGCGAAGGTCAGGCGCGCGCTCGAGCGGCTGATGGCCGGGCGCACGACCCTCGTCGTCGCCCACCGCCTCTCGACGATCCGGTCGGCCGACCGCATCGTCGTCCTCGAACGCGGACGCATCGTCGAGATCGGATCCCACGACGAACTGGTCGCCGCCGGCGGCCGGTACGCCGAGCTGCACCGCGTGCAGTCGGCCTGA
- a CDS encoding dihydrodipicolinate synthase family protein, with amino-acid sequence MTSLTLLGADGGVASAALNPAPAFQKPRRPLERRVAYAAAHVVPKAYADNTPGSPADIDWDATLAFRHHVWSWGLGVADAMDTAQRNMGLDASATRELISRSAAEAASAGGRLVVGVNTDHIEDESIGLDEVVEAYTRQLHHAEDAGAGVVLMASRHLARAARTADDYRRVYREVLAAAGAPVILHWLGTAFDPALAGYFGSEDTDAASSTLLQIIEYNRDKVAGVKMSLLDADAEVSVRRRLPETARMFTGDDYHYVGLIEGDEHGHSDALLGAFAGLAPNASAAIQSLDAGDAAGYRAVLGPTEALSQQVFAAPTYYYKTGVAFLSWLNGHQRAFQMVGGLHAARSLPHLSRIVELANASGALERPELAAARWHELLTVNGIDVTAAAAGSATGAATDASADDAAADASTDGTARENAADGAQRAAAPTATDPVDLSEVPA; translated from the coding sequence ATGACCTCGCTGACCCTCCTCGGCGCCGACGGCGGCGTGGCATCCGCTGCGCTGAACCCGGCGCCCGCGTTCCAGAAACCGCGCCGGCCGCTCGAGCGCCGCGTCGCGTACGCGGCGGCGCACGTCGTGCCGAAGGCGTACGCCGACAACACGCCGGGCAGTCCGGCGGATATCGACTGGGATGCCACGCTGGCGTTCCGCCACCACGTCTGGTCGTGGGGGCTGGGCGTCGCCGACGCCATGGACACGGCGCAGCGGAACATGGGCCTCGATGCCTCGGCGACGCGGGAGCTCATCTCACGGAGCGCGGCGGAGGCGGCCTCGGCCGGCGGCCGGCTCGTCGTGGGCGTGAACACCGACCACATCGAGGACGAGTCGATCGGCCTCGACGAGGTCGTCGAGGCCTACACCCGGCAGCTCCACCACGCCGAGGATGCCGGCGCCGGCGTCGTGCTCATGGCGAGCCGGCACCTCGCGCGCGCCGCGCGCACGGCCGACGACTACCGCCGCGTCTACCGCGAGGTGCTCGCCGCGGCGGGCGCACCGGTGATCCTGCACTGGCTCGGCACCGCGTTCGATCCGGCGCTCGCGGGCTACTTCGGCTCCGAAGACACGGATGCCGCGTCCTCGACGCTCCTGCAGATCATCGAGTACAACCGCGACAAGGTGGCGGGCGTGAAGATGAGCCTCCTCGACGCGGACGCCGAGGTGTCGGTGCGCCGGCGTCTGCCGGAGACGGCGCGGATGTTCACGGGCGACGACTACCACTACGTCGGCCTCATCGAGGGCGACGAGCACGGGCACTCCGATGCGCTGCTCGGCGCGTTCGCGGGGCTCGCGCCCAACGCCTCCGCGGCGATCCAGTCCCTCGACGCGGGCGACGCGGCGGGGTACCGCGCGGTGCTCGGGCCGACCGAGGCGCTCTCGCAGCAGGTGTTCGCCGCGCCCACGTACTACTACAAGACGGGCGTCGCCTTCCTCTCGTGGCTGAACGGGCACCAGCGGGCGTTCCAGATGGTCGGCGGCCTGCACGCGGCGCGCAGCCTGCCGCACCTGTCGCGCATCGTGGAGCTCGCGAACGCGTCCGGGGCGCTGGAGCGGCCCGAGCTCGCCGCCGCGAGGTGGCACGAGCTGCTCACCGTGAACGGCATCGACGTCACGGCGGCGGCCGCAGGGTCGGCGACCGGCGCGGCGACGGATGCCTCGGCGGACGATGCGGCGGCGGATGCCTCGACCGACGGCACCGCACGCGAGAACGCGGCCGACGGCGCCCAGCGTGCCGCCGCGCCGACCGCGACCGATCCGGTCGATCTCTCGGAGGTGCCCGCGTGA
- a CDS encoding sugar phosphate isomerase/epimerase family protein, with protein MSAHPRLSMNVATIKYAPFDESLRVLVEAGYASVGLWREPIAEAGLGEAARRFADTGLRLSTLCRQGFFTMAEGPERRASIDENRRAIDETATLAAAGAPGSRAVLVLVAGGLPDGSTDLVGARGRVADALAELAPEAAAAGVTLAIEPLHPMFASDRAVVSTLKQSLDLAAPFSPQAVGVAVDTYHLWWDPEAEAQIARAGDEGRIATYQVCDWATPLPADALLGRHYPGDGVIDFARFTRAVEAAGYTGDIEVEIFNQSVWDAPWPEVAARTASSFDAVVAPSLAAVARTSA; from the coding sequence GTGAGCGCGCACCCGCGTCTGTCCATGAACGTCGCGACGATCAAGTACGCGCCGTTCGACGAGTCACTGCGCGTGCTCGTCGAGGCGGGCTACGCGTCGGTCGGGCTCTGGCGCGAGCCCATCGCGGAGGCTGGCCTCGGTGAGGCCGCGAGGCGGTTCGCCGACACCGGCCTCCGGCTGTCGACGCTCTGCCGGCAGGGCTTCTTCACCATGGCGGAGGGCCCGGAGCGCCGGGCCTCGATCGACGAGAACCGGCGCGCCATCGATGAGACGGCGACGCTCGCCGCCGCAGGAGCCCCGGGCTCACGCGCGGTGCTGGTGCTCGTCGCCGGCGGCCTTCCCGACGGCTCGACCGACCTCGTCGGGGCCCGCGGCCGCGTCGCCGACGCCCTCGCCGAGCTCGCACCCGAGGCGGCCGCTGCCGGCGTCACCCTCGCGATCGAACCGCTGCACCCGATGTTCGCCTCCGACCGGGCGGTCGTCTCGACGCTGAAGCAGTCGCTCGACCTGGCCGCGCCGTTCTCGCCCCAGGCGGTCGGCGTCGCCGTCGACACGTACCACCTCTGGTGGGACCCGGAGGCCGAGGCCCAGATCGCCCGCGCGGGCGATGAGGGCCGCATCGCGACCTACCAGGTCTGCGACTGGGCGACCCCGCTGCCGGCCGACGCCCTGCTCGGCCGCCACTACCCGGGCGACGGCGTGATCGACTTCGCGCGGTTCACGCGTGCGGTCGAGGCGGCCGGCTACACCGGCGACATCGAGGTCGAGATCTTCAATCAGTCGGTCTGGGATGCCCCGTGGCCGGAGGTCGCGGCCCGCACCGCGTCGTCGTTCGACGCGGTGGTCGCGCCGTCGCTCGCGGCGGTCGCCCGGACGAGCGCCTGA